The DNA region TTCACTATGGGTGTACTGCTTCATTGCACTTGATGCTTGATGATAATCAGCTgaatttttgttcatatttcagGATCGGAGGTGATCCACAACTGGTTTAATCAAGATGGGTGCATGTGTTTTTTCTTAACTACAAATTGACCAAAATGGAAAGATTTGGTATCCTCCCCCCATTTAGTTGTGGAAAGAAGTTAAGTGTATACTTATATGTATACATGTACAGCTGTAAGTGGCCAAATAGATACACCAACTGGTTCAAAGATCAATTCTGGAAATATACCTATCAACTGTCTGTAAATTATCACTCAGAAATTCAGTTGGCCGATTTGTGGAGCCATCATCAGTGGATATATCAGACTAGCTCACcttatacttaaaattttatcacCCTTGAGcagattattttatttcaattgctttaacaacaatattatttttctcatttgtttttttaagcacCAAAGCTGTACATTAACAGTGGCACTTGCTAAATTATCCATCctttttaaatgtttggaaGGTATACAGTGTAATTACCACTGAGACTAAACATGTTTAACACAATGAAAAGTTTAACATAAAATCCTATGTCCAAAAAAGCCACATGCATACACTGtacatttatttactttaagCAAAGAGCAAGAATAAATACCAAAATACCTTTGCAATCATGTCATTTTTAACTCCTTGAATCTCTTCAAGATCAGCACAATATTGCtatcaagagaaaaacaaaacatgtatGTAAATATACATCTAACAATTGTTTTTATAACCAGGATCATTTAAATCATCAGCAGAAGGGAGATTTGAAAGGTACGAAACCTATCAATATACTTATTATGTTAAAAGACATACAAACTGAAGAtgattaataaacaaaaatgaacaTGCTACCTTTTGCTCAGCTAGATCATTAAtaagtctttttctttcttcttcaagAAGTTCAACTTGTGTTTGAGTTTCAAGGAGCTAAGTAAAATAAATGGTAGTCATAATTACCCTCAAACTGAGCTCTTTTACATGTACAGATACAATGTATAATATCACGTTCAAGCACACTAATTAAGACTTTTCGTCAGGGGatattgttttgctttaaattgcatTCATTTATTTCCACTCAACTTACAGTGGCTTTCTTATTGAATGTGGCAGAAGTTTTGGTAGACACCTTTATGTTGTGTAAATTACTtaatataaataacaaataaacacaagttGAGACATGATGCACTAGAACTGATTATATTTTGTTTGCagtgttttcttttggttgaaGCAATGTCCCTTGTGAGCCACTGCAGGATTGTATTTCATTCATATTGAGTGATAGgatgaaacaaatcaaaacaaatttttatttcttggtaCTCATTGGAGGTGAATGTTCCCAACATTTTAATTACAACCCAATAAGAAACTGCAAATTTTAGTGACCCAACAACAGGAAAAAAGCACAGTCACAATAAACAGCTAAAATAGAACCCAATATATGTTACCTTTTCATCTATGTTCTTTAGATTGCTTTCATATAAGGCGCGCTCTTTTTCCTGATGGAAATAAAGAGAGGGTGAGCTGGAATACTGCAATACTTCAGAAActtgttaataaaaataaagcaattggtaGTTAAAAAGCTTGTGGATATACCAACATCCTTCTGTGAAAACAAATTGGTGACTGAATATACATTAGACATTCCTGGGACCCTTCAAAGAGATGTGCTGGACATTGTAACGCCTCTGAATTAATATAATAGAACTGTTCATGTGGGTAATTGTGATGAATGTAAAAAATCCAGAGGCCAATCTCCATTTTCTATTCAGACATCACAATAATGAGGAAGTCACTCAAATTATTGGCTTAGCAATGCATTACTGAACATTTTCTTGACATTGGCTGAGCTGGACAAACACACAAACTTATGACTTAGATGGAACACTAAGTAAAGTACATGCATGTCTGTTTATATTAAAGAGATTAAGTCCTCGATATAGTAAGAGGATTACACTAACCAGCTGTGTGATTTTTGTTTGCAGGCACTGATTTGCTTCCATAGCATCAGCAACTAGTAAGACAATATAAAAATGTAAAGTGAgccatttttttcatcatcctGTACAATTCAAAACATTACAGCATGCAACAAATAACAACATGTAAACAATCAACACTGCTAGTATTCACCAGGTGATGAGGTCCGTTGTTTATGTGTCAGTATTTGTGAACTAACACCCTACAAGTCTACTAGCCTTCATCAGGTGATGAGGTCCATTGTTGGCGTGTCGCTATTTGCGAACAAACATGCTACAAATAGTAACACATAAACAATTGACCTCAttgcctgatgaagactagcagtgtTGCAGTTGAAACATCGCaatcaacatccaaagtgacaTCATCTTGAGACACAcaaataaagttcatctcctgTAACATACCTGCTTGCCTCAACTCAGCATTTTCCTTCTCCTTCCCTCTACTCTTTTCAATGGTAAGCTGGGCACTAAAAAGACAATTCTACCATCACCAAATTTAACCACAACAATTAGTTACCTACACACACTCACTATCAAGATGCCCAATAATTCACTGTACCTTCTCAGTTGCTTTCTTAGACTTTCAACTTCTGCAGTAAGTTGGTTGTTTGCTTCTTCTGTGCTCTCCATCTtggaaagagtgaaaaaaaattctttgttgATGATTGCCTAGTGCATTTTTTCCCTCCTTTTTTCTAGGGGCTGGCTGAAAGTAATGGGGGCCCTGGGTACTTCAATATTCTCTTCAAGTGAGACAGTAGGTTAAccataataaaaatatttgaacacaACATATACAGAATAATTTATTATGCAAAATGGAAATTCAACAAGTCTAAAAAGTGGATTGAATATTTCTAGATTACCTGTGCCTGTATGGCACTTTGCTGTTCAATGAGACGCTTGTTATTGAGCTGAAGAGTTTCAATGGTGCTCATCAATTCACTATccctgccaaaaaaaaacacaaaaatgaaaacattatcATTTAGAAAATGCCACTTATCATTACAGGCCTAGGAAAAATCCAAACATTACATGTACTAGCATATGGTGCCTTAACCAATTTCCTTACCAGTTTCAAATAATTAAGAAATCAGAGAACAGTCATAATAATGATCAcacaattgaaaaatattcaattatGCTTTGCCCAAATATGTGGCATTCCAAGACCCCTTGGCAACCAATTTAAACcatcaatttaaaaataatcTGTAACTGTAATAAATATGCACTTGTGACCAAGCTCATCAAGTTCAGAAGGCTGGATATTTGCCAAGCTcttcttttacattttcatcattttcactatattgaaaaaagattttccttcaataagaatcaagaattatttatttattttcaagccCTGGGAAAGAAAcccaactgtgtttgtagcacaataaagtCACTGATAGCAtttatgtttctttaatttgaatgTCATCTACTACTTTTTGTGACCTGTTTTCcaacaaagttgaaaaattatgaacttaATTTGTAAGTCCACAcaattttttccatgagcaGGATCAAAGTGAGCAATCCAGAGCAGGCAAGAAGGGCCAATCTTACTGCTCGGGTAGACAATCGGAATACATGAGTTGTTTTATATTACTCACAGGTGCTGACAGTGATATGATAAAACCACATAAGAGCTTATCGAGTTTATCAATTCATTTGATGGTTAACAATCTGTATCAGTGAAAGGCGAGAACTAACCAGTCTTTGGTGGGAGATGATCCTCCTAGGCCCTCCACACTGTCTGAACTAGCATTTGGTATATCTGGtactttattcaaattttgtcaaagtaaaaacattaGTTGCCATGAAAACTGgcctaaaatgaaaataaattaaaatccaGCTTGACCATAAGATTTAACTGAATTGTGAAATTGTGAATTGTGAAGTTTGTCTATGTCCACCTCCATGGGACAGCCAGGGGGGAGAAAATTTGCCTGTCTAGCATGGAAACCTACTTGTCCTGGTGGTCCAAAGGCTTTATTCTCCCCTTTTTTTGCTCTCTCTAAGGCTATTGTTAAAGATGATGACCTTACTTGCCATATAAACATGTATTAAACAAAAAGAGAGTAATTTCAGAGTGCAgaaaaaagctaatttaaaacTGTACAAAGTTATGTACAGATCTAGGGTTGCCTGTTATGGATTTGCAGTGTTCCTTTTCAAGTACTATGGTATAATCTACAGTAGTAAGTTGTGATATAGCACTAACATTGCCCCCTAAAAATGTTTAGAGTTGAAAATCAAGCAGATGCTGTGctattgtaaattttaattttcagaaaaCTATACTATAACTACTCCCCTTGAGCTGAAAAGTAGAGAGAACACTAAATTCAGTGTAGGTTAGATTTAAAAATTGCCAGTATCAACACGAAGTAGGAACAACAGATAAAAATAACCCCACACTAGCACCTACCAAGATCAAATCTCTTAGGGCTGCCAAAAGATCTTGCCTCTGGTGAATCCttagacatgaaaaaaaaaaaaaaacttaatttgcCACCTAATTAATAAGGGGTGACTTCATCTTCAGTGTCCTGTTTGCTTACATTGAAAGTTGTATCTCTGAGCCCGTAGAACCCAACAAAGCTGTATAATTATAAGCCATTTGAATTTCCATCAAGCATCTACTCTGTTAGCAGTAAGTGACCAAATAAAACAGAATACAGTCACCAAATGCCATGCAAATCTTGCAAAAGGTTGAATATACATTCCTATGTATTTTTCTATGTAGGATGAATGTTCTGAACTTTGAACAGGAAACCAAATCAAAAGCTATAAGTAAATTATTAACTATAGTCTAAGCTTTTTGACTTAGAGTGGAACAAGAAAAACTGACTTCAGAGACAGCCAGTTAAGACACATAGAGATGGATGAAATGGTCATGGCTCTAACAACAATAAAGTAACCCGCACTCaatgcaaaataatttgaagTTAAGTTAACcttcaaatcttaaaaaaaaactacaaaatctTGATGTAAAGTTTTGTTGTGACTTACCACACAGTTTACAGCAACAGGAGAGGGGCATTCATCATCAGTATTAACATAGCTGAGAAATATCATGGAAAGTAAAAATTCAATACTTCAAAACCTTAACATGCTGTAATTTATAATTATGTATtccaaacaaaatgaaatgatcCCAAACTAATTTGATCTGTATTTCCATTCTTGTGTAAGGACTTAATATATGACATGccttgaaaaaggaaattacaGTAAATTTGACTTGTTTAAAATCATTCTGACCTGAAATCAATTGTGACAGAAAATTATGCAGTGAGATATCAAGATTAAAGGGTTGAATATCTCAAAAAGTTTTCATACATCTTTATGAAAACACCTTCTTGGGGTTTGTGTAAATTATGAAAGTTAAAAGGATTCATCTAATGgattttgtttgtaatttttttttccaaagttaCAAAATTTTACAGCCTTTTGCACCCATACATATTTGTAGCGGTTGTCGACCTTATCAGCATTATGGGCATGACATAACAATCCAGGTGTAAATTCCCATTTCAATGGAATCTGAAACTTGCACTGTCAATGTATATGTCTGATACAGTGTAAATAGATTCATTAGAGGTAATGAGTGCCTAGTATATTTGAGCTGCATCACTTTTAATTGTCTCCTGTCTAGATTACAGTATCATGTGCATCAAGTATatctaaaaaaatcaaagaatttttcaaacctttgtcTTCTAATCTCAGAAATCCACTCTTTGATACCTTCTTGGAAAGAAGTCAAACCGATTTCCAAATCTCTTCCATCTGGATCCAAAATTAGGGACAAATCATCCAGACTACCTGCAAActattaaaataaatgaaaaattctcattaaaCAACAGTACCTCCTTGAAAAACCATCAGAGCATGTATAGAGAAATATTGATCAAGATATTATTTGTCAATAATGaagcacaaattaaaaaaaaagagaccaCCTCATCATTTATATTACTTTTGTGTTCACAACATTTACAGCTTTTGTCGTGTGCATTCAGTTTGATTTGAGCTGTCTAGGATGCAACCAGGCAGAACGGTTGAACAGTCAATGAGGCATTTAACAATGTTGTGATCACGTAGATTAAGAGAACaattaattcaaagaaattgtttttaaaatattcataaacATAGTTGTAGCTTAGAGATGCCACCAAAACTTTGCCCTTTTTGGAAAATACATTCAGTAGTTAGATAATGACATTAAAGAttttaataagaaaaacaaagatgcCTGGCACCACAGTTTAGTTGCCCTTGGAAACTTAAATCTTGGAAAGAAGACTGCACTAGTCACCTTGTGTATTCTTTCTTTGAATATATCAATATTGCCTTCAGCATCTGTTGCATGCATGGAGCCATCAAAAAGTTACAAGAACAGCTGAAATTCTTTCTCCTTTACTAGCTACTACTCCAGAGTATATATATCCAtcttcaaatatcatttcaataacaatttaaaTCAGATGGGAGCTTGCATTTGCTTCCATCTGCAGCACGAACCCTTGAAAAGCAATGCTTAGTTTTAAACGCCACATTACGATTAATAATACATTAGTGTTGCCATACAACTAAAGGGCAATTCAAGAACACAAAAAGGTTTCCTACCAAAGATTTAAGGCATTGTGTCATGAGAAATGACAGCTGTATAAGATTCTAATGTTATAACAATTTACGTTCTCGAAAAAAATTAGGACTTGTAAAAACAACTTATCAACACAAAGTGCAATGATATTAGTAATTAGTCATCGGTAGCAGTTTCTTACATAAACAGATCCTCCACTTTTGAACATTTCGCTGACTTCTTTCCagttgaaatgtaaataaatgcAACCTCGTACATATTTAGAAATTGAACACAGTAATTATTGATTTTGGATACAATAAGAAcatatgttttaaaaacagtggcaaaatattattttgcagTTTCGAGAAGATTGTATTTTTCAGTTGGTTGCACAGTAATCTAATCTGCTTATCGCATGATTATTAAGCGACAGAAATATGCTAAATTAAATTTACTAAAGGTAAACAAACGGACGGTTAAATATAAGACGCACCTCCAAACTGGAACAACCTTTGAATTTTTAGGAAAAcgtttatcaaaacaaacacaatCAAGCTGTTCGTGTTCAGCTAGGTTTTAAAAAGACTTTTATAGAACAATTCAAACGCTGCCACCGAGGAATTTGCAACCCTTAAATGAAACTAAGATGGTAAGAATCAACGCAATTTGAAGAGCGGAACACATTTTACGTGTAGGTGTAATAAGGAATCATGAGCATCGGGgtgtttttcaacttttgactgaaattttcaaaacgttggACTCATCATCAGTATATAAATGACCGTAATTTGCGATAAAAGATAACGAAAATATTATCACAAAACGCTAAATACCTCTTCAGTGCCGCTGGAAATTGCGTTACGGAGATATTCGATAAGTTTCGATACGGAAACTCGACCCGAATTATCCTTGTCACAGTCGTAGAAAAGATTATCGAGAACAGCATCGGCATCGTCGGAAATCTTAGACGGGTCATCGTCCCTTTCTGGCCCCTGGAAATAGGAAACCGTAAAAAATAAACGGATTATTGCAACCAAGGGATACCGGCTGACCAAAGAGAAGCAAATACAACTGCGAAACGACCTACGGCGAGATTAGCGAGGTGGAAAAAAATCGAGCTAAATTGCGGTCTTTTTTTACCGTAACCCATGCAATATCTTACCGCTGAGTCCATCATGAATTGGTAAGCATTTGACAGATATTATTGGTTATATCACTGCTGTTGTTTATCTGTTCTTCGGTTATAAATAAAATTGGCTTTAAGCGATCTCTTCAATGCATGCAGTTACACTGCATTTGTGCCCAATCGCTGTCACGGTCAAGCCTTTCAATTCTAGTTTCTTGGTTCGAAGTATCTCTTGTTTTTGGTTTAAAAGGATATCTGTTAAACATTTCGAGAACCTTGACATTTTGGACCAAAAATATCACACTACTAATAACTCGTCCCCATAGGCAAACGAACAAAGacgaaaattaaacaaatctaAAGGAAAGCGCGCCATTTGTTGACTCGTCCCAAATTTGGCATTTCATTGTCTACATCACCAAATATGGTAACTATCTTGAGCGTAAAAAGCGCGCGAATAGATGCTTATCTTTCCAGCGCTCACTCATTCAAACTTCATTTAAGCCGAGGTTCGTCCGCCTCTCGAGCGCGATTAGGAGCTGGAGGCTGTGGATCATCTGTGGATCGCCTCGATcacatagatgacgtcatcctcaagaaaaaaatttcagcactCTCCAATAACACTAACATCTCATAAGTACAAATGACTTCAATGTGTTGCTGATTTTAAACCAACATGCAAGAGGCGTCTTCTTGAAAGTATTCTTTAATTAGCTAAATATGTAAACTGGTATtacaaagaattattttattttctggaGTAACTTGTGTTGGTTGGTAACTAacatgacaaaattaaaaaaaaaaaaaagaaaactcatcaCAGCTTTAGTTTTCTTGGAACAAGCTTTCTTGGAACAGGGTGATGTATATTGAACATCATGGACTCTGCATTCTTTGTAAACAGTGTAAGAGGCTATGGATCTATCCTCTGCTCCTAGGATGGGCAAGACAGGTTCATCATGAAACCTAAAACAATTCTAACCTGAAACAATGTTAGTGAGGCATGTCATACCAGGTAAACAAGACattgcttttgaaaaattttggctTCTGTTCTGGAAATTAGGACTCTATTAGGTTTTTCCTTATACTGGTTTGCAACgttttttttgcattattttcatCTCTATTTTCATCATCTGCATTGGAACAaaccattttgaaagtttcctttttgttttaaattaattatCTCCTCCTGTTCTGAGAAAGTGCTTAACTTAAATGGCATCAGGTTAGTTGAAACaaatcatttacaaaaaaaattaagctttggGTGCTTGTAAGGAAGTTAGCCAAAGTCTGCAACACACTCTCCAACTTATCTTTAATCTTGTCTGTTTCCAAGAGGTATTTAGTCCAGTTAAATGTACACCAGTCAGCTTTCACACCTTGGGAGTACGTGTCACACCTGTTTATAAGAAGATATCACACATACTCATGTCTGTCCCCCAATTTCTCCTACCTGATAAAAATTACTGTACTACTACCCTCTTGAGTAGCACctcatgtttgttttcttttttgaattaTTCCTGGAGATGGAAAGTGAAATAAGCATGTGACAATCCTCAAAAACACTTGGCTTTGTTGATAATCCTCATTTCCATGAAATCTCTAAGAGTGTAAGAGACAAGATTGTACTGGAAACTCTTCAAGAGTGTCTTTTGATTCTTTCATGGAGTTTTCAGAAACCTCAAGACATCCCAAAAGATGATCTagtcatacaaaaaaaatgttcacacCTTTGACTCAAAAATCGTTCGGCAGGTATAGAAATATGCTCAGAAAATCATTACTTTTCAAGAATTAAGGGCACTCAGATTCTCAAGCTGACATCAAAGAATCTGTTTAGgggcaacaaacaaaaaagcaaaaataaatttatgtaataaattaaaaaatgagaCTTGAACACAAGAAACTTCATGGGCCTCAAATGGAATTTTATATTCATGTAATGGATATAAAAACCATCACAATTCTGTTGATAATAGTCCTCACTCCATTTTGAGTAACCTTGCAGCAAGTACATTTCAGCAAAATAGGATTTGGAGGGAAATTACAAGCTTAAGGGACTATCAGATTCCATaaatgtgaaaaacaaaaaaacgccTCAAGAGCAGTACACTCCCAAACATGTCAAAACAACTTTTCCTGTAATATGACATTAACTACAATTGAATCAAATCAGAACTCAATTGAAATGGTTTAATGCCTGCATTGGTATTCTTCATAAGAGCTTTAGACCAAATTAATGCCAGATCTGGCTTTTCCTTGGAGGTCAGTTCCCATGCCAAGGTAAAATTTTCCTTACTAACAAAATTCTGGGTCACTGCTATGCTAGTTTTTAAATTAAGCACAACATGCCACCATCCAGCAGGGACAAAAATAACATCACCAGGATACTGAAATGTAACTAATGGTTTGTATTCCTGGGGCCAGGAGTTACACTGTGTTTTGGGGTAGATATTTATGAACCAATCACCAGCCTCTTCCCAGCATGAATCATTTTGATTCCATTTAAGCATTTCAGCTGGTGTTTCTGGTGGAAAAAGAAGCCAAAGTTTTTCTCCAAACAACAGTCTGTTCCACGCACTCGTCCCAAGGGGGTCAACATGAACTGCCGTTCCAGAATACTTCGGACCAATCAACAACCACTTCCACGGCGGGCGTTCTTCTTTCCTCAGGCACGCCAAATAATCCTGTTTGAAAAACCTGGGTGTCTGAAACAACTTTTTGACTGCAGTTTGTTTCCTTGCTGCACCTTTCCAGTGGGGTATCCAAGCATCAAAAATGTATAACGGAAATCGGTCTTTGCATCGTCTCGTGTAGATcaaaaaatctttcaatttgATCTCGATTGAATAACCATCGCTATCTTCCCCACACTCAAAGTATCTATCTTTAAATAGCTTGAAGAAGCAGCACAATCGCACCAAAGTATGATTATCATGACGTTCACTTACCACCACTGGAATTTTAGCTTTTTCGAAGCGATCCCgaaattctttcaaagaaacGTCGTTCGTGAAGGTGTTCTCCACATTGAACTTGTTAGCGCTTGAAATAACTCGTAATCCCTCCACCACAAAGGCTACTTCTTTCCTGTGTTGTGTAACTTCATAgcattctttattttttaagtgaGGGCGCACTTTCACTTTAACACGGTCGAAATTTCGGAGCAAACGATGGAGTTTACGATACCGTCTCATGTTGGGTATGCTCCTCCGCCATTACTGTGCAAGTATGCGAGGAGAGACTGGTAGCAATAACAGACTTTTCCAGGCTTTCCCGGTTGTTTCCCATCCAAAGCCGTCAAGGGAACCCTTTCCACTAAGCCGTCGCCATTCATCCATAAGCCGTAACCACTGAAAAGGTTTACCTGGCCGTCACTATTCATACAAAACCGTTCACGAATTCGCCCCTACCACCTTTGCaagttaataataataagtctttattaagcactctaaacaacaaacgtgtttagttacaatgatatgaaatcagcaagtataaaactaataaactaactaaattactaactgaataactaataagagaacaaacatcTATTAATAAAGGTCCTTTTGAAACGTTCAGTTCTGACAAGCGGGAGAATATAATTATGGCGCCTCTTACGTAGCGTATCCATTGTTCGCTCTGGTGGCAAAAGGTCATCTAAAGCTGTTGGAAAATCGCTGTCGGTGATCTTGGCCCACAACTTCTTATCTTTTAGAATAATAATATCTTCAATCGAAAAAagctctttacagtagccaagcttaaaagctCTCTTGAACAGCCTGTCTATGCGACTCAGATACTTATGATAATACGCGCAGCCCCATACTTCTACAGCATATGTAAATATAGGTAGAATAAGACTGATaaagagaagatgaagatgatccaGCGGCAGTCCATAGAATTTACAAACACGTAAGATGTACAGACGACTACTGGCTTTCgatataatattatcaaaatgtaagTCCCAGTTACACGGATCAGATTGAAAAGTTACACCCAACAACTTCAGACATGGTTTACGCTCTATAGAAACCAGAGGAGCAGGTAAGGCCTTAGTGGATTTGCCTCTAAGAAGCATCTCCCACGTTTTCTTGAAGTTTAGTTGCATACGATTAGCAGATGTCCATGCGACGATCGATCGGACCTCCTCAGCTGCTAAATTGCCGTTATTAGCCAGCGATTTTACTGGAATACTTAATGTTAAATCATCAGcatatttcacaagtaaattctGATTTGGTAGAATGGCCTTAATATCATTGACCATAATAGAAAAAAGTATAGGGCCTAAAACTGTCCCCTGAGGGACACCTCTATTGATATTTACATAGTCCGTGACAATGGCATCaacaacaactctttgtttcctGTTCTGTAAAAAACTAATAATCCAATTGGTCACGTATGGATTTATATCAAGTGTTTTCAACTTAGAGCAGAGGATATCATGAGGGAccgaatcaaaagctttgctgaaatcaaaagagaagattCTAACACAATCAAAACCCGACTCAAGCCATTTCAGCCAAGCATATTGACACTTAATTAAGGCCATTGTCGTATTGTGGCCTTTGCGGTATGCAAACTGGTCGAAGCTAATGAAGTTCTTCATATATTGAGATAATTCTTGTCTGTATACAAGACGTTCAAAAACCCTCATTATTACATTAGTCAGCGAAATAGGCCGCAACTGtgtgcaatttttaaagttggGCTCTTTAGGCAAGGGAGTTATGTCGGCCAATTTCCAAAGATCAGGCACAATGTGATTTTCCAAAGAACAGTTGAAAATATGGGTAACAGCAGGAGCGAGGTCGTACGCAAACTCTTTCCAAAACCAGTACGGGATTCCATCTGGACCAGAGgcagttctttttaatttcagtagACTCCTGGTAACACTGGAGACCGTTAAAACAGGCATCTCGCTTGATTCCGGGATAGTGACAGTGTCAATGGGTTTATAAAGAGGATCAGTGTtaatggaacagaaaaaattattgatctcGCTCGGGGAGATAATTGAGCTTACTTGCGAGTTGGTAGACTTCCTTCCTGTCAGGGAATTGACTGTTGACCACCAAGATTTGGATCCTGCACTATGTTTCTCAAAATTCCCTTTAACTGCTCGAACTTGATTATCTCTGATCAACTTGTTGATTTTCTCTTGAAGAGTTTGGATCTCAATCGAAACAGAATTTCCTGACATGTTACTTCGCCGAATCAATTTTCGCCGTTGGTCCAGTAGATGTTTGATTAGAGGAGAAAAGAACGGGGGGTCCCTATTAGACACACGTACTGATATACCCGGAAAACACTCATCAAACATGGTCTTAATCTTGGTACAAAAAAGATTAAGTTTTCCATTCACATCTCCGCATTGATAAACATTGT from Pocillopora verrucosa isolate sample1 chromosome 1, ASM3666991v2, whole genome shotgun sequence includes:
- the LOC131788190 gene encoding bifunctional arginine demethylase and lysyl-hydroxylase JMJD6-A — its product is MRRYRKLHRLLRNFDRVKVKVRPHLKNKECYEVTQHRKEVAFVVEGLRVISSANKFNVENTFTNDVSLKEFRDRFEKAKIPVVVSERHDNHTLVRLCCFFKLFKDRYFECGEDSDGYSIEIKLKDFLIYTRRCKDRFPLYIFDAWIPHWKGAARKQTAVKKLFQTPRFFKQDYLACLRKEERPPWKWLLIGPKYSGTAVHVDPLGTSAWNRLLFGEKLWLLFPPETPAEMLKWNQNDSCWEEAGDWFINIYPKTQCNSWPQEYKPLVTFQYPGDVIFVPAGWWHVVLNLKTSIAVTQNFVSKENFTLAWELTSKEKPDLALIWSKALMKNTNAGIKPFQLSSDLIQL